A genomic window from Brevibacillus agri includes:
- a CDS encoding helix-turn-helix domain-containing protein: MTELVKRLGNRIRFLRKEKGMSQEQLGELSGLHTNYVGQVERGEKNVTVESLEKICRGLNVSMEDLFRHIDPSPQPDELRQLVDLLTERSKHDRALALKLLKAVFEWEHEKYQ, encoded by the coding sequence ATGACCGAGTTGGTCAAGCGATTAGGCAATCGAATCCGCTTTCTCCGAAAAGAGAAGGGGATGAGCCAGGAGCAATTAGGCGAATTGTCCGGTTTACATACGAACTACGTGGGGCAAGTAGAGCGAGGGGAAAAGAACGTCACGGTGGAGAGCCTGGAGAAGATCTGCCGAGGTCTTAACGTTTCGATGGAAGATCTGTTCCGTCACATTGACCCTTCCCCACAACCAGACGAGCTACGTCAACTAGTTGATCTGCTGACGGAGCGCTCCAAGCACGATCGCGCTTTGGCCTTGAAACTTTTGAAGGCCGTGTTCGAGTGGGAGCACGAGAAGTACCAGTAG
- a CDS encoding JAB domain-containing protein, whose product MSQNREVAKRVNIVRVKMVREASLLYPQRRIRMARDVVELFQTFLQETDREQFFLLCLNTKNEPTALHTVSIGSLDASIVHPREVFKVAILSNAAVFRKSKIQRIAADLCIGTANAEDYDDLTPDSAFRSR is encoded by the coding sequence ATGAGTCAAAACAGAGAAGTCGCCAAACGAGTCAACATCGTCCGAGTCAAAATGGTACGGGAAGCAAGCCTCCTGTACCCGCAGCGCCGCATTAGGATGGCAAGGGATGTCGTAGAACTGTTCCAGACGTTTCTGCAAGAAACGGATCGGGAGCAGTTCTTTTTGCTTTGTCTGAACACCAAAAACGAGCCGACTGCGCTGCACACTGTTTCGATCGGCTCCCTGGACGCAAGCATTGTCCATCCAAGAGAAGTGTTCAAGGTCGCCATTCTCTCCAACGCCGCTGTTTTTCGCAAGTCAAAAATACAGAGAATCGCTGCGGATTTGTGCATAGGCACGGCCAACGCTGAAGATTATGACGATCTCACTCCGGATAGCGCATTTCGTAGCCGGTAG
- a CDS encoding Ig-like domain-containing protein, translating into MNKKVTLSLLSATVFASMAASAFAAPTQGVYMGGSVDKFYKLDDLFNLSAAAKKQFVVDLNAANPDLDFKNLVFVDFDGKGAKFSEILAAGTLPKAKRDLTKADFEGSYVTVNLDGSNGVSYDPRNDAVDVPTGDLKVESVSAINAKQIQVKFNNAVDEDTALDVTNYSIKLAGASAVAMATSGNNKATAELSEDGKTVTLTLTNALTTTYWGSIADGDVFQVIVDGVKDSAGHELAETVKTVTYTDKEAPTFVSATATAKTTTNKVTLSFSEPIDYSQATVTVNGVAASLSAGTKANEVVVTSGSNLNAGSSYELKLLNFKDAAGNLLTPNPVVTSVTVQADVTAPVVTGVSVVRDSLIEVTFDKSMDPATVNSTSVKLLNTDLATTGITQGTIQPKPNTSNKTFLVPFTAIPFNSNGTFTGVLSFTSAIKDAAGNAFTAKTESVTLTKDTVAPEVVSATYTNKTSYNGVTTTNGAIIVKFNEKIAASAAANTYVVVNDQGAPVSTPIASTAVNPNDATELILVLNAGVATGTKTYTVVMPASAATDLSVSQNASASVHLTVDVSAGGPVANDPTAPVVNTVTPTAATSSTSGTTIAVAFTEAGSGLDPATIQDLNNYRLDGAPLPSGSYVTLSGTTATINIPAGKFAEDKAYAFNINGIKDKAGNVMNPYVGSVNLKDDIKPELTSATLNSNGTVSLGFSEKVNAASGKEADFAVTVNGSLLTGTNKAYTLADGVGSDAGKYVLTVKLATIGKAATAGSYTDPNGGTWTTAGATNVVKFTFVDVDGNQDLSAGDIILTGTDTGATTAIAFSDNAAYDLNNALSVKVGTIASPSLVTDTSNLTNVVKGSKTITVK; encoded by the coding sequence CTGGATGATTTGTTCAATCTGAGTGCTGCAGCTAAAAAACAATTTGTTGTCGACTTGAATGCTGCTAATCCAGACCTCGACTTTAAAAACCTTGTGTTTGTTGACTTTGACGGCAAAGGCGCTAAATTCAGTGAAATCTTGGCTGCAGGCACTCTGCCAAAAGCTAAGAGAGACCTGACCAAAGCTGATTTCGAAGGCTCTTACGTGACAGTAAACCTGGATGGCTCTAATGGTGTTTCTTACGATCCTCGTAACGATGCAGTTGATGTGCCTACTGGTGATTTGAAAGTTGAGTCGGTAAGTGCTATTAACGCTAAACAAATCCAAGTTAAATTTAACAACGCTGTTGATGAAGACACAGCACTTGACGTAACCAATTATTCTATCAAGCTTGCTGGTGCATCTGCTGTTGCAATGGCTACTTCTGGTAACAACAAAGCAACAGCTGAATTGAGCGAAGATGGTAAAACAGTTACTCTGACACTTACCAATGCTCTGACAACAACTTACTGGGGTTCCATCGCTGATGGCGATGTATTCCAAGTGATTGTTGATGGTGTAAAAGATTCTGCTGGACATGAGTTGGCGGAAACAGTAAAAACAGTTACTTACACCGATAAGGAAGCACCTACCTTCGTTTCTGCTACAGCTACAGCTAAAACGACAACTAATAAAGTAACATTGTCTTTCAGCGAGCCAATCGATTATTCTCAGGCAACCGTTACTGTTAACGGTGTAGCAGCAAGCCTCAGCGCTGGTACTAAAGCAAACGAAGTAGTAGTTACATCTGGTAGCAACTTGAACGCAGGTTCTAGCTACGAGCTGAAACTCTTGAACTTTAAAGATGCTGCTGGTAACTTGTTGACTCCTAACCCTGTAGTGACAAGTGTTACAGTTCAAGCGGATGTTACTGCTCCAGTAGTAACTGGCGTAAGTGTAGTTCGTGATAGCTTGATCGAAGTGACTTTCGATAAGTCTATGGATCCTGCAACTGTTAACTCAACTTCAGTAAAATTGTTGAATACTGACTTGGCTACTACTGGAATCACTCAAGGTACCATCCAGCCTAAACCAAATACAAGCAACAAAACATTCTTGGTACCATTTACTGCAATCCCATTCAATAGCAACGGTACATTCACTGGAGTACTCTCCTTTACAAGTGCTATTAAGGATGCTGCAGGTAATGCGTTCACTGCAAAAACTGAGTCTGTAACATTGACTAAAGACACAGTTGCTCCAGAAGTTGTAAGTGCGACCTACACTAACAAAACATCTTACAATGGTGTTACAACTACTAACGGTGCAATCATCGTTAAGTTCAACGAAAAAATTGCCGCATCTGCTGCTGCAAACACCTACGTTGTTGTAAATGACCAAGGTGCACCTGTAAGCACTCCTATCGCTAGCACAGCAGTTAACCCGAATGATGCTACTGAACTCATTTTGGTACTGAATGCAGGCGTCGCTACAGGCACAAAAACTTATACTGTTGTAATGCCAGCTTCCGCTGCAACCGACTTGTCTGTATCTCAAAATGCTTCTGCATCAGTACATCTGACTGTAGATGTTTCTGCTGGCGGTCCAGTTGCTAATGATCCAACTGCTCCGGTTGTAAACACAGTAACACCGACAGCAGCAACCAGCTCTACTTCCGGAACTACGATTGCAGTTGCATTCACTGAAGCAGGTTCTGGTTTGGATCCAGCTACCATTCAAGATCTTAACAACTATCGTTTGGATGGAGCACCACTGCCGTCTGGATCTTATGTGACCTTGTCTGGTACAACAGCTACAATTAATATCCCGGCTGGTAAGTTTGCAGAAGACAAGGCTTATGCATTTAATATCAACGGAATTAAGGATAAAGCTGGCAATGTAATGAATCCTTATGTTGGCAGTGTAAACCTTAAAGATGATATCAAGCCTGAGTTGACATCTGCTACACTGAACAGCAACGGAACAGTTTCTCTCGGATTTAGCGAGAAAGTAAATGCTGCATCTGGTAAAGAAGCAGACTTTGCAGTAACTGTGAATGGTTCCTTGCTCACAGGTACCAATAAAGCTTACACATTGGCTGACGGCGTTGGTTCCGATGCAGGAAAATATGTGCTGACAGTTAAACTTGCTACTATTGGTAAGGCAGCAACTGCTGGTTCCTACACTGATCCAAACGGTGGTACTTGGACGACTGCTGGCGCAACAAATGTTGTTAAATTCACGTTTGTTGACGTTGATGGTAACCAAGACCTCTCCGCTGGCGATATTATCTTGACAGGTACTGATACAGGCGCAACGACAGCAATTGCGTTCTCTGATAACGCAGCTTACGACCTGAACAATGCTCTCAGTGTTAAGGTTGGAACAATCGCTAGCCCAAGCCTGGTGACAGACACCAGCAATCTCACAAACGTTGTTAAGGGCAGCAAAACTATTACTGTAAAGTAA
- a CDS encoding YjjG family noncanonical pyrimidine nucleotidase yields MKYDVIFFDVDDTLMDFDLSEKNALDKAFREFGWPEGMTDYEAAYREINKGLWRELEQGGITLAELGVERFKRLFAAHELSGDAEAFNRLYLANLGQEVHLLPGAVDVCSRLADCRLAIITNGFAEVQTSRIRLSPLQDAFEQIIISQEAGFQKPDQRIFDYAFSRLALTDKKKVLMVGDSLTSDIQGGHNYGIDTCWYNPHGKENHLGITPTYEIRDLTNLLGVVGSSVEKIIHI; encoded by the coding sequence GTGAAATACGACGTGATTTTCTTTGATGTGGACGATACGCTGATGGATTTTGACTTATCGGAAAAAAATGCGTTGGACAAAGCTTTTCGCGAGTTTGGGTGGCCAGAAGGCATGACCGATTACGAAGCGGCCTACCGCGAGATTAACAAAGGCTTGTGGCGCGAGCTGGAGCAGGGCGGCATTACGCTCGCGGAGCTTGGGGTGGAGCGATTCAAGCGGCTGTTTGCGGCTCATGAGCTTTCCGGGGATGCGGAAGCGTTTAACCGGCTTTACCTTGCGAATCTGGGGCAGGAAGTGCATCTGCTGCCAGGAGCGGTAGACGTATGCAGCCGTCTCGCCGACTGTAGGCTGGCGATCATCACAAACGGGTTTGCCGAGGTGCAGACGTCGCGAATCCGATTGTCTCCGCTGCAAGACGCATTCGAACAGATCATCATTTCCCAGGAGGCCGGGTTCCAGAAGCCCGACCAAAGAATTTTCGATTATGCGTTTTCCCGGCTGGCGCTAACGGATAAGAAAAAAGTCCTGATGGTAGGCGATTCGTTAACGTCCGATATTCAAGGAGGACACAACTACGGGATTGATACATGCTGGTACAATCCGCACGGCAAGGAAAACCATCTGGGGATCACGCCGACGTATGAAATCCGCGACCTGACAAATTTGCTGGGAGTTGTCGGCAGCAGCGTCGAGAAAATCATTCACATATAA
- a CDS encoding glycosyl hydrolase family 8 produces MQSDYLNKKAKLLFAGVSMLAVSGCLYFFMLEKQVPSPTEKFIVEHMTNPNGTLATYLLDAPAETADIVAGREALAESLGLWMQYALARDDQKLFDSSYQVLHRYFLSPQTYLYWKLSADGQSHVTTNAFGDDLRIVDALWQAADKWEKEAYNKTANAVTETLLALSIQNGYLVDFHDFAKKESPHTLSLAYVDMSALKRMADHGMIDADMYNRYRDLMRNMPEDGLFYPKIFHVEKQVYSYDDSINLIDQLIVALHRAEIGERSEALVGFLKKEFAQRKQLPGRYDRLSRTPAVSYESPAVYGLAILLALKQDDPDWARELYERMVKLRSEDARYVGGYVFNDNTHIFDNLFPLLAEEAMRSYLD; encoded by the coding sequence TTGCAAAGTGATTATCTCAACAAAAAAGCAAAGCTGCTTTTCGCAGGCGTGTCGATGCTGGCTGTGTCTGGCTGCCTTTATTTCTTCATGTTGGAAAAGCAGGTGCCGTCGCCGACGGAGAAGTTTATTGTCGAGCACATGACCAATCCGAACGGGACGCTGGCTACTTATCTGCTGGACGCTCCTGCGGAGACGGCGGACATCGTGGCCGGGAGAGAGGCGTTGGCGGAATCGCTTGGCCTCTGGATGCAGTATGCGCTGGCGAGGGACGATCAGAAGCTGTTTGACAGCAGCTATCAGGTGTTGCATCGGTACTTTCTCTCGCCGCAAACGTATTTGTACTGGAAGCTGTCAGCAGATGGTCAGTCGCATGTGACGACGAACGCGTTTGGGGATGATTTGCGGATCGTGGACGCGCTGTGGCAGGCGGCTGACAAATGGGAAAAAGAAGCGTACAACAAGACAGCAAACGCTGTAACAGAAACCTTGCTTGCCTTGTCTATACAAAACGGATATCTCGTTGACTTCCATGACTTCGCAAAAAAGGAGTCTCCACACACGCTCAGCCTCGCCTACGTCGACATGTCTGCCCTCAAAAGGATGGCCGATCACGGGATGATCGACGCGGATATGTACAACCGCTACCGGGACCTTATGCGGAATATGCCAGAGGACGGATTGTTTTATCCTAAAATATTCCACGTAGAGAAACAAGTGTACAGCTATGATGACTCGATCAATTTGATCGACCAACTGATCGTCGCGCTGCATCGGGCGGAGATCGGGGAGAGGTCGGAGGCGCTGGTCGGCTTTTTGAAAAAGGAATTTGCGCAGCGTAAGCAATTGCCTGGGCGCTACGACCGTTTAAGCAGGACGCCTGCCGTCTCCTACGAATCTCCGGCGGTCTATGGGCTTGCTATTTTGCTTGCTCTGAAGCAGGACGACCCGGACTGGGCCCGCGAGCTGTATGAGCGGATGGTCAAGCTGCGCAGCGAGGATGCCCGTTATGTTGGCGGATATGTTTTTAACGACAACACGCACATCTTCGACAATCTGTTTCCGCTTTTGGCAGAGGAGGCGATGCGAAGCTACCTGGACTGA
- a CDS encoding transposase codes for MLKVPQQQYIKFLYENEDYSISEIARAMGVNWRTAKKYATKDDWNEPVCRRKRRYPVLGPYLDIIDTWLTEEQALPRKQRYTAKRIFDRLRDEYRFEGGRRTVEEYVAKRRKELKLERAESYERLEHPGGEAQVDFGTAYVGQPGQLVERKVLIMSFPLRLRFSGLNRPA; via the coding sequence ATGTTGAAAGTGCCACAGCAACAGTATATCAAATTTTTGTACGAGAATGAGGATTATTCAATCTCGGAGATTGCGAGAGCCATGGGAGTCAATTGGAGGACAGCCAAGAAATACGCCACAAAGGACGATTGGAATGAACCCGTTTGTCGGCGCAAGAGACGATATCCCGTTCTCGGTCCGTATCTTGACATCATTGATACTTGGTTAACGGAGGAGCAGGCGTTGCCCCGCAAACAGCGTTATACCGCGAAGCGAATCTTTGATCGTCTGCGTGATGAATACAGGTTTGAGGGCGGACGACGCACTGTTGAAGAATATGTAGCCAAACGCCGAAAAGAACTCAAGCTGGAACGTGCCGAAAGCTATGAACGACTCGAACACCCCGGCGGAGAGGCACAGGTTGATTTTGGTACAGCCTATGTTGGGCAACCAGGTCAACTCGTGGAGCGCAAAGTGCTGATTATGTCCTTCCCGTTGCGTTTGAGGTTTTCAGGCTTGAACCGGCCCGCTTGA
- a CDS encoding glycosyltransferase family 2 protein, translating to MAELLLLLAIISIWIAVFESAVIMLGAIRFVFRQSKKELVIPANMESYPTVTVLVPAHNEELVISATVEHILQLNYPVEKLQVIVIADNCTDRTAEMVRAVHARPEFAQHHLQVMERTGTGGKSGALNDALRLATGEWLCIYDADAAPEKNALAFLMQKAMEQPERYGAVFGRNKARNRDQNFLTQCINLELVTMHRVYHTGLWELFQLGSIPGTNFIVKRSLIEEVGGWDEESLTEDTAISFEILKRGQLIALAPRAEAYQQEPEKLGVYIKQRKRWAMGNYQSIFGNITHLFDGTSWRIKLKLLYYAASYFWFMVAIIVSDIIFVTNLVYKIISLFHPEVVSPFQFAEDIYVYLVVAWALMYYLYVLQINLALASDIGQSTTRNFVLSCLSYFTYAQLFIIISVQAFFGLLMDKVTRRKRKWYKTQRFT from the coding sequence GTGGCTGAACTGTTGTTGCTGCTCGCGATTATCAGTATTTGGATCGCGGTGTTTGAGTCGGCTGTCATTATGCTGGGGGCAATCCGCTTTGTTTTTCGGCAAAGTAAAAAGGAATTGGTGATTCCGGCGAATATGGAATCATATCCTACCGTGACGGTATTGGTGCCGGCGCATAACGAGGAGCTGGTCATTTCCGCGACAGTGGAGCATATTTTGCAGTTGAACTATCCGGTCGAGAAGCTGCAGGTGATCGTCATCGCCGACAACTGTACGGACCGCACGGCAGAGATGGTGCGGGCGGTGCACGCCAGACCGGAATTTGCGCAACATCATTTGCAGGTGATGGAGCGGACGGGCACCGGGGGGAAATCCGGCGCGTTGAATGACGCGTTGCGGCTGGCTACTGGCGAATGGCTTTGCATTTACGATGCCGATGCTGCACCGGAGAAAAACGCGTTGGCTTTTTTAATGCAAAAGGCGATGGAGCAGCCAGAGCGGTACGGAGCGGTGTTCGGTCGCAACAAGGCGCGCAATCGCGACCAAAATTTTCTCACCCAATGCATTAACTTGGAATTGGTCACTATGCATCGCGTCTACCATACGGGGCTGTGGGAGCTTTTTCAGCTTGGCTCGATTCCGGGGACGAATTTCATCGTCAAGCGCTCGCTGATCGAGGAGGTTGGCGGCTGGGACGAGGAGTCGCTGACGGAGGATACGGCGATTTCCTTTGAAATATTGAAGCGGGGGCAACTGATCGCGCTTGCGCCGCGGGCAGAGGCCTACCAGCAGGAGCCGGAGAAGCTCGGCGTCTACATCAAGCAGCGCAAGCGGTGGGCGATGGGCAACTATCAGTCCATTTTCGGGAACATCACGCATTTGTTCGACGGGACGAGCTGGCGGATCAAGCTGAAGCTTTTGTATTACGCAGCCAGCTACTTCTGGTTCATGGTAGCCATTATCGTTTCGGATATTATTTTTGTGACCAATCTCGTCTACAAAATCATTTCCTTGTTTCATCCCGAAGTGGTTTCGCCGTTCCAGTTTGCCGAAGACATCTACGTCTATCTGGTAGTCGCCTGGGCGCTGATGTATTACTTGTACGTGCTGCAAATCAACCTCGCGCTGGCCTCGGACATCGGCCAGAGCACGACGAGAAACTTCGTCTTGTCCTGCCTCTCGTATTTCACGTATGCGCAGTTGTTTATTATCATCTCTGTCCAAGCGTTTTTCGGGTTGTTGATGGACAAGGTGACGAGAAGAAAAAGAAAGTGGTACAAGACGCAGCGCTTCACATGA
- a CDS encoding tyrosine-type recombinase/integrase, giving the protein MDEITQFEQYLLENGIAPKTIESYVGDVRGFCEYLRQMGVESETDLKRFYVVSYKNHLVENKYAVATINKKINSLQAYNLYLIEKGILTEQVVTLQRDRVKVATGSEGEVDVFTEQEVNQLLFFVQDRSKVSLRNHLIVWMLLYTGVRVSELCGIQLADIDYLTNTLRVTGKGGKYREIPLRPDLAELIREYVRTERQENKYKDSPYLLLSQRAPKLHKDAVNTMLEGLEKQLGFKMYPHKFRHTFCSRLLKKGVPLTTVSKLAGHAHIQTTASFYINTSKQEKELAVNLL; this is encoded by the coding sequence GTGGATGAAATCACGCAATTTGAGCAGTACCTTCTGGAAAACGGCATTGCGCCAAAAACGATAGAGTCCTACGTGGGGGACGTGAGAGGATTCTGCGAGTACCTGCGGCAGATGGGCGTGGAAAGCGAGACAGACCTGAAACGATTCTACGTAGTCAGCTACAAGAACCATCTCGTCGAAAACAAGTACGCCGTTGCGACGATCAACAAGAAGATCAACTCACTTCAGGCGTACAACCTCTACCTAATCGAAAAAGGCATCCTGACGGAACAGGTCGTCACCCTGCAGCGGGATCGGGTCAAGGTGGCCACTGGCAGTGAAGGGGAAGTGGACGTGTTCACCGAGCAGGAAGTCAACCAGCTGCTCTTTTTCGTCCAGGACAGGAGCAAGGTCAGCCTGCGTAACCACCTCATCGTTTGGATGCTGCTCTACACGGGAGTACGGGTGAGCGAGCTGTGCGGAATTCAGTTGGCAGACATCGACTACCTCACCAACACGCTCAGGGTCACAGGCAAGGGAGGGAAGTACCGTGAGATTCCGCTTCGGCCTGACCTAGCGGAACTCATCCGGGAGTATGTCCGGACAGAACGGCAGGAGAACAAGTACAAGGACAGTCCCTACCTGCTACTCAGCCAGCGTGCGCCCAAACTGCACAAGGACGCGGTCAACACCATGCTGGAAGGACTGGAGAAGCAACTGGGCTTCAAGATGTACCCGCATAAGTTCCGGCACACGTTCTGCTCCCGATTGCTAAAGAAGGGAGTCCCGCTGACAACGGTTTCCAAACTCGCAGGCCATGCCCACATCCAAACAACCGCATCTTTTTACATCAACACCAGCAAGCAGGAAAAAGAACTGGCGGTCAACCTCCTCTAA
- a CDS encoding site-specific integrase, whose protein sequence is MSGGAKKMDVIQQFTEYLVENGIAPKTIESYVGDVRAFSAYLVYIA, encoded by the coding sequence ATGTCAGGAGGTGCTAAAAAGATGGACGTGATTCAGCAATTCACAGAGTATCTTGTGGAGAACGGGATCGCGCCGAAAACGATTGAATCCTACGTCGGGGATGTAAGAGCCTTCTCAGCGTACCTGGTGTATATCGCATAA
- a CDS encoding Rpn family recombination-promoting nuclease/putative transposase, whose translation MTKLMDLKIDFAFKQVFGKEGNEPILLAFLNAALQLPKEKRLSSVEILNPEINREHIEDKASVLDIHAKTEQGEHVNIEIQFANKFDMEKRTLYYWSRIYSAQMQKGMPYTELAKTIAINILNFRFLRETERFHTTFHLYEDQEQFPLTDVMEIHFMEIPKLMDKWEQRAVNPHDNELERWLLLLEADDHEEIRKELEAIAMQDPVMKRAFDEWEDLSRDEKKWVEYESRRKAILDEMAAVREAEIRQQRAREEGLAEGERQKALEVAKNLLAMDMSVEVIAKATGLSAEEIEQLKKQLH comes from the coding sequence GTGACCAAACTAATGGACTTGAAGATCGACTTCGCGTTCAAGCAGGTGTTTGGCAAAGAGGGAAACGAACCGATTCTCCTTGCCTTTCTGAATGCCGCGCTCCAATTGCCGAAGGAAAAGCGGCTCTCTTCGGTGGAAATCCTCAATCCTGAAATCAATCGGGAACACATCGAGGATAAGGCATCCGTGCTGGATATCCACGCCAAGACAGAGCAGGGGGAGCATGTCAACATCGAGATTCAGTTCGCGAACAAGTTCGACATGGAGAAGCGTACCCTGTACTACTGGTCACGCATCTACTCGGCCCAAATGCAAAAAGGAATGCCGTACACGGAACTGGCGAAGACGATCGCGATCAACATCCTCAATTTTCGCTTTCTGCGGGAAACTGAGCGGTTCCACACCACATTCCACCTGTACGAGGATCAGGAGCAGTTTCCGCTGACAGATGTGATGGAGATTCACTTCATGGAGATCCCGAAGCTGATGGACAAGTGGGAACAGCGTGCGGTCAATCCGCATGACAATGAGCTGGAAAGATGGCTGCTGCTTCTGGAGGCGGACGATCACGAAGAAATTCGCAAGGAATTGGAGGCGATAGCGATGCAAGATCCGGTCATGAAACGGGCGTTTGACGAATGGGAAGACCTGAGCCGTGACGAGAAGAAATGGGTCGAGTACGAGTCTCGTCGGAAGGCGATTCTGGACGAGATGGCGGCTGTAAGGGAAGCCGAGATACGTCAACAAAGGGCGAGAGAAGAAGGATTGGCAGAAGGCGAGCGGCAAAAGGCACTGGAAGTAGCAAAAAACTTGTTAGCGATGGACATGTCTGTGGAAGTGATTGCAAAAGCAACGGGATTGTCGGCAGAAGAAATCGAACAACTGAAAAAGCAACTTCACTAA
- the istB gene encoding IS21-like element helper ATPase IstB, which produces MLKVKWDEIEVLSGDGEYRHLGTLPRPYTEKAIPIEWTDVFEGYLRKPRTVMYSDLARFMPASVRRFVQVEDIDLRKSRVALIRRLLDTHQMSDMGAALDFGAVTFPAHCSRELLTDLAFLERKENVMMLGKVGTGKTHLATAPGVEACRRGYEVRFFRVHDLVAALQDKYHSGTLSRFQRELQKAEFLILDEMGFVPFHKDGAELLFNVISECYEQRSVIVTSNLEFGQWNTVFGDARLTAALVDRLVHHAHVLAFTGESYRLRNALSGVRSS; this is translated from the coding sequence TTGCTCAAGGTGAAATGGGACGAGATCGAGGTTTTGTCGGGCGACGGAGAGTACCGACACCTGGGGACGTTGCCTCGCCCGTACACGGAAAAGGCAATCCCGATTGAGTGGACAGATGTGTTTGAGGGTTACCTGAGAAAGCCAAGGACGGTGATGTACTCCGATCTGGCGAGGTTCATGCCTGCTTCCGTCCGCAGATTCGTGCAAGTGGAGGATATCGATCTGAGGAAATCTCGTGTGGCTCTGATTCGTCGATTGTTAGATACACACCAGATGTCCGACATGGGTGCTGCACTCGATTTCGGAGCAGTCACCTTCCCAGCGCATTGCAGTCGTGAGCTCCTAACGGATCTGGCATTTCTCGAGCGGAAAGAGAACGTGATGATGCTGGGCAAAGTGGGAACAGGCAAGACCCACCTGGCAACGGCACCAGGCGTGGAGGCTTGCCGACGAGGGTACGAGGTACGATTCTTTCGGGTGCATGACCTTGTGGCCGCGTTACAGGACAAGTACCACTCCGGAACGCTTAGCCGTTTTCAGCGGGAGTTGCAGAAGGCTGAGTTTCTCATCCTCGACGAAATGGGGTTTGTGCCCTTTCACAAAGACGGAGCTGAACTACTGTTTAACGTCATCTCCGAATGCTATGAGCAAAGGAGTGTGATTGTCACCTCTAACCTTGAGTTTGGCCAGTGGAACACGGTGTTTGGAGATGCCAGACTGACAGCAGCGCTCGTGGACCGACTCGTTCACCACGCACACGTCCTGGCTTTCACCGGCGAGAGCTACCGGCTACGAAATGCGCTATCCGGAGTGAGATCGTCATAA
- a CDS encoding GGDEF domain-containing protein produces MNNKSPTRKMEIGYAILFLLTAFQEALVYVQVYWKQAYTLTEFVLSMAILLALLLGFTVPMGVSVVLIFVYMVSYTVWLATYAESSVIVYAWMLVIPANVLVAAFIRSYLIRSKRIVERLEELKEINPIIDLDTTLGNKEALAETVVKQSNLAKRYEDKYSFCMAMFKIEFLPLVQEALGSERYAQLLLELSNTIQKQIRFEDYKFSLDEGRFVILLPMTNKDYLQRLTGRIKNAMMDVSFTDKKGRPLELVIRSGALVFQKDQFSQYEQIDNVIAALERNAELDLIGEYI; encoded by the coding sequence ATGAACAACAAATCTCCGACGCGCAAGATGGAGATCGGGTATGCCATCCTGTTCCTGCTCACGGCATTCCAGGAAGCGCTGGTTTACGTGCAAGTCTATTGGAAGCAAGCGTACACCTTGACCGAGTTTGTTCTCAGCATGGCGATCCTGCTGGCGCTCTTGCTTGGCTTTACGGTGCCGATGGGGGTATCGGTTGTTCTCATATTCGTCTATATGGTCAGCTACACGGTCTGGCTGGCTACCTACGCGGAATCCAGTGTCATCGTTTACGCCTGGATGCTGGTGATTCCGGCGAATGTGCTGGTTGCGGCATTTATCAGGTCGTATTTGATTCGCAGCAAACGCATTGTGGAACGGCTAGAGGAGCTGAAGGAGATCAATCCGATTATTGATCTCGACACGACGCTGGGCAACAAAGAGGCTCTGGCGGAGACGGTAGTCAAGCAGTCCAATCTGGCCAAACGCTATGAGGATAAATACAGCTTTTGCATGGCGATGTTCAAAATCGAGTTTTTGCCGCTCGTCCAGGAAGCGCTCGGCTCGGAGCGGTATGCGCAGTTGTTGCTGGAATTGTCGAATACGATTCAAAAGCAGATTCGCTTCGAAGATTACAAGTTTTCGCTCGATGAAGGGCGGTTTGTCATTTTGTTGCCGATGACGAACAAAGACTATTTGCAACGGCTGACGGGCCGGATTAAAAACGCGATGATGGACGTGTCGTTTACCGATAAAAAAGGGCGGCCGCTGGAGCTGGTCATTCGCTCGGGAGCGCTTGTGTTCCAAAAAGACCAGTTTAGCCAGTATGAACAAATCGACAACGTGATCGCGGCGCTCGAACGGAACGCAGAGCTGGATCTGATCGGTGAATACATTTAA